In one window of Branchiostoma floridae strain S238N-H82 chromosome 14, Bfl_VNyyK, whole genome shotgun sequence DNA:
- the LOC118430432 gene encoding D-2-hydroxyglutarate dehydrogenase, mitochondrial-like encodes MRRSNVIRYALEQYTSYRVPNIQCAQSVWYTQSTNNTFAVWRRRVHCSTALAQKRPERVQLSSVRFPQLKRGDFARVTDRDLQVFERLVPSRVLTEPDDIEGHNVDWSGTCRGDGQVLLRPKTTEEVSAILRYCNGRRLAVVPQGGNTGLVGGSVPVFDEVIISLSLMDKIISLDEISGVLVCQAGCVVDKINGALEPHGLMTPHILGSKGSCQIGGNISTNAGGLRMLRYGNLHGNVLGVEAVLANGDVLDCLSTLRKDNTGYDLKQLFIGSEGSLGVVTAASVLCPRIPGAVSVALLGCDSFAQVLQTYDAAKTMLQEILSAVEFMDRASMEVVQENLQLTCPLGAHSYYVLVETSGSNAAHDEEKLNSLLGYVMENGIVGDGTVATEPSKVQSIWALRENVAVALRRDGCVYKYDVTVPMSRFYDLVADTRERVGTDVTRVVGYGHLGESDIHLNVTCPQHSDEVFDALEPWVYDWVAKCKGSVSAEHGMGILKRDYLYHSNTGPAVLLMKQLKKLMDPKGILNPYKIFPD; translated from the exons ATGAGACGAAGCAACGTCATCCGGTATGCACTTGAACAATACACGTCGTATCGTGTTCCCAACATACAATGTGCCCAGTCAGTATGGTacacacaaagtacaaacaaCACTTTTGCTGTCTGGAGAAGGAGGGTACACTGCAGTACGGCTTTGGCACAAAAGAGACCAGAGCGAGTTCAGTTGAGCTCGGTGCGTTTCCCTCAACTGAAGAGGGGAGATTTTGCCAGAGTGACGGACCGAGACCTGCAGGTTTTTGAGCGGCTCGTTCCTTCACGTGTGCTGACCGAACCGGATGACATTGAAGGGCATAACGTGGACTGGTCAGGGACCTGCAGAG GTGATGGGCAGGTTCTCCTCCGCCCCAAGACGACAGAAGAAGTATCGGCTATCCTGCGGTACTGTAACGGCCGGAGACTGGCGGTGGTGCCGCAGGGAGGTAACACGGGACTGGTGGGCGGCAGTGTGCCTGTGTTCGATGAGGTCATCATCTCTCTGTCGCTCATGGACAAAATCATCAGTCTGGACGAAATCTCAG GTGTTCTTGTATGCCAGGCGGGCTGTGTGGTGGACAAAATTAACGGAGCCTTGGAGCCACATGGTTTGATGACGCCACATATCCTGGGGTCAAAGGGCAGCTGTCAAATTGGAGGCAATATCTCCACAAATGCCGGAGGTCTACGCATGCTCAGATATGGTAACCTTCATGGCAACGTCCTAGGGGTTGAAGCT GTACTAGCGAACGGGGATGTTTTAGACTGTCTGTCTACCCTGAGGAAAGACAACACCGGGTATGACCTCAAGCAGCTGTTTATTGGTTCAGAAGGCTCACTTGGAGTCGTCACTGCTGCCTCAGTTCTCTGTCCCAGGATTCCTGGCGCCGTTAGCGTCGCTCTTTTGG GGTGCGACTCATTTGCTCAGGTTTTGCAAACGTACGATGCTGCTAAGACAATGCTGCAGGAGATTCTATCTGCTGTTGAGTTCATGGACCGAGCCAGTATGGAAGTGGTACAGGAGAACCTCCAGCTTACATGTCCTCTGGGAGCTCACAGCTACTACGTACTGGTGGAGACGTCAGGATCAAATGCTGCTCATGATGAAGAGAAGCTGAACAGCCTGCTGGGATATGTGATGGAGAACGGGATTGTTGGTGATGGCACCGTCGCAACTGAACCATCGAAAGTCCAG TCTATATGGGCGTTGAGGGAGAATGTGGCGGTTGCTCTGCGAAGGGACGGCTGTGTCTACAAGTATGACGTCACCGTTCCCATGTCCAGATTCTACGACCTTGTAGCGGACACCAGGGAGCGAGTCGGGACCGATGTGACCAGGGTGGTTGGTTACGGCCACCTCGGGGAGAGCGACATTCATCTGAACGTCACCTGTCCGCAACACAGTGATGAGGTCTTTGATGCCCTGGAGCCGTGGGTCTATGACTGGGTGGCCAAGTGTAAGGGAAGCGTGAGCGCAGAACACGGGATGGGGATACTGAAGAGAGACTATCTGTATCACAGTAACACTGGACCAGCGGTACTCTTAATGAAACAACTTAAGAAACTGATGGACCCAAAAGGAATCCTTAACCCGTACAAAATCTTCCCAGACTGA